From a single Arachis hypogaea cultivar Tifrunner chromosome 3, arahy.Tifrunner.gnm2.J5K5, whole genome shotgun sequence genomic region:
- the LOC140183329 gene encoding acylamino-acid-releasing enzyme 2-like, producing the protein MFLSAIDEVIKFGVASPSKISVMGISHGGFLTTHLIGQTSDKFVAAAAINPVCNLALMVGTTDIPDWCYVEAFGTNSKHSFTQAPSPQHLTRFYNKSPISHLSKVCTH; encoded by the coding sequence ATGTTTTTATCAGCAATAGATGAAGTGATCAAGTTTGGAGTTGCTAGTCCATCCAAGATATCAGTGATGGGTATCTCACATGGTGGCTTCTTGACAACCCACTTGATCGGCCAAACATCGGACAAGTTTGTGGCCGCAGCCGCTATCAACCCTGTTTGCAACCTTGCACTCATGGTTGGCACAACTGACATCCCTGATTGGTGCTATGTAGAGGCTTTTGGAACCAACTCCAAACATAGCTTCACACAAGCACCTTCTCCACAACACTTGACTCGCTTTTACAACAAGTCTCCTATTTCACACCTCTCTAAGGTTTGTACACATTGA
- the LOC112789809 gene encoding probable amino acid permease 7 — protein MGLAAEPASSNDDKTPLLLSHPLKRTGLKNGQLCCLLVNISLYGFGIAYVITSAISIRTILVSICYHTNEEEVACEFVDAYYMLIFGAIQVVLSQIPNFHNIEWLSVVAAIMSFAYSFIGMALSILQIKEKGYVEGSIEGIRSRSRTEKLWVVAQALGDISYSYPFSTILLEIQDTLKSPPPENQTMKKASVISVAITTFFYLGCGGAGYAAFGNDTPGNLLTGFGSSKYYWLVNFANVCIVVHLVGAYQVYSQPLFAIVENWFGFQYSDSKFVNHSYFLKPSFLPNFELNFLSEPDINHGDCIDVPLLQPDFGSTRKLNLLAINYIFSSGMYLGLSNTEA, from the exons ATGGGGTTAGCAGCAGAACCAGCTTCAAGTAATGATGACAAgacaccattgttgctctctcaCCCTCTCAAAAGAACAG GACTAAAGAATGGACAGTTATGTTGCCTTCTTGTGAATATAAGCTTATATGGTTTTGGAATTGCTTATGTTATTACATCAGCTATCAGCATAAG AACAATCTTGGTTTCAATTTGTTACCATACcaatgaagaagaagtagcatGTGAGTTTGTAGATGCATATTATATGCTGATTTTTGGGGCTATACAAGTTGTACTTTCACAGATACCAAACTTCCATAACATTGAATGGCTTTCGGTTGTTGCTGCAATCATGTCATTTGCTTATTCTTTCATAGGAATGGCCCTTTCCATTCTGCAAATCAAAG AAAAAGGTTATGTTGAAGGTAgcattgaaggaatcagaagcAGGAGTAGAACTGAAAAGTTATGGGTTGTTGCTCAAGCACTTGGTGACATATCATATTCCTATCCATTCTCAACAATTCTCTTGGAAATTCAG GATACTCTGAAGTCACCTCCACCGGAAAACCAAACTATGAAGAAGGCCTCCGTGATATCGGTGGCGATCACAACGTTCTTCTACCTTGGTTGTGGAGGAGCTGGATATGCAGCTTTTGGTAATGATACACCAGGAAACCTCTTAACAGGTTTTGGATCCTCCAAGTATTATTGGCTTGTTAACTTTGCCAATGTTTGTATTGTGGTTCACCTTGTTGGTGCATATCAG GTGTATAGTCAGCCACTTTTTGCCATTGTTGAGAATTGGTTCGGCTTTCAATACTCGGATAGTAAATTTGTGAATCACTCATATTTCTTGAAACCGTCATTTTTACCGAATTTTGAACTGAATTTTCTTTCCGAACCTGACATCAACCACGGTGATTGCATTGATGTTCCCTTACTTCAACCAGATTTTGGGAGTACTAGGAAGCTTAATCTTTTGGCCATTAACTATATATTTTCCAGTGGAATGTACTTAGGTCTGTCTAATACTGAAGCATAG
- the LOC112789810 gene encoding uncharacterized protein isoform X2 produces MYLSRTFGRTLFAAAARSRTYASSAGTATAAGDKPRNPLEEFFEVDRDMESDKPIVYGRGWKASELRLKSWDDLHKLWYVLLKEKNMLMTQRQMLNSQNLRFPNPERIPKVRKSMCRIKQVLTERAIDEPDPRRSAEMKRMINAL; encoded by the exons ATGTATTTGTCGAGAACGTTTGGGCGAACACTGTTCGCCGCAGCTGCTAGATCCAGAACATATGCTTCCTCCGCCGGAACCGCCACTGCTGCCGGCGACAAACCCCGCAACCCTCTTGAGGAGTTCTTCGAGGTTGACAGGGACATGGAAAGTGATAAACCTATTGTATATG GTCGGGGTTGGAAGGCCTCCGAATTGCGTTTGAAGTCTTGGGATGATCTTCATAAGTTATGGTATGTGTTGTTGAAGGAGAAAAACATGCTCATGACTCAACGCCAGATGCTCAATTCCCAGAACCTACGATTTCCTAACCCAGAACGCATCCCCAag GTACGGAAGTCAATGTGCCGCATCAAGCAAGTACTTACAGAGAGAGCAATAGACGAACCGGATCCCAGGAGGTCTGCTGAGATGAAGAGAATGATAAATGCTCTCTGA
- the LOC112769856 gene encoding early nodulin-like protein 15 — protein sequence MPLPAKVFRNKFHVIQYNGYPLVILISLIILIICINFNIHTTTLVLIPEVFHVIMTFLGLLLLPLLLSFLSSQALARKFDVGGRDGWVVKPYENYNHWAQRNRFQVNDTLHFKYIEGSDSVLAVKEEDYNSCNTNSPMEKMDDGDSIFHLNNSGPFFFISGNTQNCQNGQKLFIIVMAVRHHNPSPPTPVAPSSEAPSLPPQQIDPFSFSSPVPSPSNEPSSSTRFGGFSTSVGVGVWVILIFTSFIELV from the exons ATGCCATTGCCAGCCAAAGTTTTCAGAAACAAGTTTCATGTGATACAATACAACGGTTATCCCCTCGTAATTCTCATTtccttaattatattaattatatgtattaactTCAATATTCATACTACAACTTTAGTACTAATTCCAGAAGTGTTTCATGTAATTATGACATTTCTTGGTCTTCTCCTTTTACCGTTGCTTCTTAGCTTCTTATCATCTCAAGCATTAGCAAGGAAATTTGATGTTGGTGGCAGAGATGGTTGGGTTGTGAAACCTTATGAAAACTACAATCATTGGGCACAGAGGAATAGATTTCAAGTAAATGACACTCTTC ATTTCAAATATATAGAAGGGTCTGATTCAGTGTTGGCAGTGAAAGAGGAGGACTACAATTCTTGCAACACCAATAGTCCCATGGAAAAGATGGATGATGGGGACTCCATTTTTCATTTGAACAATTCAGGTCCATTTTTCTTTATTAGTGGCAACACTCAAAACTGTCAGAATGGCCAAAAGCTTTTCATCATCGTTATGGCTGTTAGACACCATAATCCTTCACCACCCACTCCGGTTGCGCCGTCATCCGAGGCACCGAGCTTGCCACCTCAGCAAATTGACCCATTCAGCTTCAGTTCCCCTGTTCCTTCTCCCTCTAATGAACCATCAAGCTCTACAAGATTTGGTGGTTTTAGTACAAGTGTGGGAGTGGGAGTTTGGGTGATTTTGATATTCACTAGCTTTATAGAGctagtttag
- the LOC112789810 gene encoding uncharacterized protein isoform X1 — protein sequence MYLSRTFGRTLFAAAARSRTYASSAGTATAAGDKPRNPLEEFFEVDRDMESDKPIVYAKRGTNYALVMGLLVSYLVYLLLLGRGWKASELRLKSWDDLHKLWYVLLKEKNMLMTQRQMLNSQNLRFPNPERIPKVRKSMCRIKQVLTERAIDEPDPRRSAEMKRMINAL from the exons ATGTATTTGTCGAGAACGTTTGGGCGAACACTGTTCGCCGCAGCTGCTAGATCCAGAACATATGCTTCCTCCGCCGGAACCGCCACTGCTGCCGGCGACAAACCCCGCAACCCTCTTGAGGAGTTCTTCGAGGTTGACAGGGACATGGAAAGTGATAAACCTATTGTATATG CTAAAAGAGGTACCAATTATGCTCTAGTGATGGGTTTGTTGGTTAGTTACTTGGTTTATCTGCTGTTGTTAGGTCGGGGTTGGAAGGCCTCCGAATTGCGTTTGAAGTCTTGGGATGATCTTCATAAGTTATGGTATGTGTTGTTGAAGGAGAAAAACATGCTCATGACTCAACGCCAGATGCTCAATTCCCAGAACCTACGATTTCCTAACCCAGAACGCATCCCCAag GTACGGAAGTCAATGTGCCGCATCAAGCAAGTACTTACAGAGAGAGCAATAGACGAACCGGATCCCAGGAGGTCTGCTGAGATGAAGAGAATGATAAATGCTCTCTGA